The Marinilongibacter aquaticus genome has a window encoding:
- the cas2 gene encoding CRISPR-associated endonuclease Cas2, translating into MLIWILYDIEKDRQRTRVAKMCKQAGLYRVQFSCFLGTLNKNELDTLNLQIGELIDEEKDKVYIFPMSKNELQQCKLLGQAFDKNLVTDEIRAFFL; encoded by the coding sequence ATGCTAATTTGGATTTTATATGACATCGAGAAAGATCGTCAACGTACACGGGTGGCCAAAATGTGCAAACAGGCCGGTTTATACAGAGTGCAGTTTTCCTGTTTTTTGGGAACTCTGAATAAAAACGAACTGGACACCCTGAACCTTCAGATTGGAGAGCTAATAGACGAAGAAAAGGACAAAGTGTATATTTTCCCGATGAGTAAAAATGAATTGCAGCAATGCAAGTTATTGGGGCAAGCCTTTGACAAAAATTTGGTCACGGATGAAATAAGAGCGTTTTTCCTATAA
- the cas4 gene encoding CRISPR-associated protein Cas4, with protein MSLTPSHIIQYLYCPRFTYFEYVLGIPQFEEKDFKVKKGREVHDNKLEQNKEYLRRRIGAVYKLQDQYLTNNSIRGQVDEVLTLNDGTMAPLDYKFAEYKDRIYETYFTQLKCYAWLIRDNFGKEVEKGYLVYVRSNNKLIEVALDKGAVEDVKKAAKEIYRIIGLNYYPKATKYKARCLNCTYRNICVK; from the coding sequence ATGAGCCTCACACCGTCACATATTATACAATATTTATATTGCCCAAGGTTTACCTATTTTGAATATGTGTTGGGCATTCCGCAATTTGAAGAAAAGGACTTTAAGGTAAAGAAAGGGCGTGAGGTTCATGACAACAAACTGGAGCAAAACAAAGAATACCTTAGAAGGCGGATTGGGGCGGTTTACAAGTTACAAGATCAATATCTTACAAACAATTCAATAAGGGGGCAGGTTGACGAAGTACTTACCCTCAACGATGGAACGATGGCCCCGCTTGATTATAAATTTGCCGAATATAAAGATCGCATATACGAAACCTATTTCACTCAACTGAAATGTTATGCTTGGCTTATTCGGGACAATTTTGGCAAAGAGGTCGAAAAGGGATATTTGGTTTATGTAAGGAGCAACAACAAACTAATCGAAGTGGCTTTGGACAAAGGAGCCGTTGAAGATGTGAAAAAGGCTGCAAAGGAAATTTATAGAATCATTGGACTGAATTACTATCCGAAAGCTACCAAATATAAAGCACGCTGTTTAAATTGCACATACAGAAATATTTGTGTTAAATAG
- the cas1 gene encoding CRISPR-associated endonuclease Cas1, producing the protein MQLHINTYGTYVHVKDAMFEIRRKLDNGNLEKRHFAASKVRQIVMTTGMALSTDAVKLAMEHNVDLLFIEQHGKPIGRVWHSKLGSTTKIRKAQLQASLNERGLTWVKGWLIQKMENQRNFIQDLKKHRATMADYLDDKITKIENLTNSVQLQEGQSTAEVSDTLRGLEGTAGRLFFETLSQVLPKESQFKGRSNRPAKDPFNAFLNYAYGMLYGKIEKVLIVAGLDPFVGFMHRDDYNQLSMVYDFIEPYRICADEVVFRLFSGKKVNKSHTTEITGGSSLNTEGKALLVNAFNKFMDDNAVRYKGRNLVRSHIIQLDAHRFANSLIEKEQDANLDFI; encoded by the coding sequence ATGCAACTCCACATAAACACATACGGCACCTATGTTCATGTAAAAGACGCGATGTTTGAAATCAGGCGTAAACTAGACAATGGAAATTTAGAAAAGCGGCATTTTGCAGCATCCAAAGTACGTCAGATCGTAATGACAACAGGAATGGCATTGAGTACAGATGCCGTAAAGTTGGCCATGGAGCACAATGTCGACCTGCTATTTATAGAACAGCACGGCAAGCCTATCGGAAGAGTTTGGCACTCTAAACTGGGCAGTACCACGAAAATTCGAAAGGCCCAGTTGCAGGCCAGCTTGAATGAACGCGGCCTGACATGGGTAAAGGGATGGCTTATTCAGAAAATGGAAAATCAGCGGAATTTTATCCAAGATCTGAAAAAACACAGGGCCACAATGGCCGACTATCTCGATGATAAAATAACCAAAATTGAAAACCTTACCAATTCAGTCCAATTGCAGGAAGGCCAATCTACGGCCGAGGTATCCGACACCTTACGTGGGCTTGAAGGTACAGCGGGAAGGCTTTTCTTTGAAACACTGAGCCAAGTCCTCCCAAAAGAAAGCCAGTTTAAAGGAAGAAGTAACCGGCCGGCAAAAGACCCTTTCAATGCCTTTTTAAATTACGCCTATGGTATGCTCTATGGCAAAATTGAAAAGGTTTTAATTGTGGCAGGACTGGACCCATTTGTTGGATTTATGCACCGCGATGATTATAATCAATTAAGTATGGTGTATGATTTCATAGAACCGTACCGAATCTGTGCAGACGAAGTGGTTTTTAGGCTTTTCTCAGGAAAAAAGGTGAACAAATCTCATACAACGGAAATTACAGGCGGCTCTAGTCTCAATACTGAAGGAAAAGCTTTACTGGTAAACGCTTTCAACAAGTTCATGGACGACAATGCGGTTCGGTACAAAGGCCGAAACCTGGTAAGAAGCCACATCATCCAGCTAGATGCCCACCGCTTTGCCAACTCACTCATAGAAAAAGAACAAGATGCTAATTTGGATTTTATATGA